GGCTCCGATTCACAGTGCGGAAGAGGCATTTAATCCGAATGCGGTAAAAGTCGTTTTGGACGCTGAAGGATATGCGCTCTATTTTTCACGCGCGACCATCCCATGGGATCGCGATCGTTTCGCCAAAAGTCTGGAAACGGTGGGGGACACCTTCCTGCGCCATCTGGGCATTTACGGCTATCGCGCCGGTTTTATTCGCCGCTATGTTAACTGGCAGCCTAGCCCGCTTGAGCATATCGAAATGCTGGAGCAGCTGCGAGTGCTGTGGTACGGCGAAAAAATTCACGTTGCCGTCGCAAAAGAAGTCCCGGGTACCGGCGTAGACACTACCGAAGATCTCGAGCGCGTTCGCGCCGAAATGCCTTAGTTTTTCTCACGGCACTCCCCCATATTGATGCGTATTTTTGGGAGGAGTGTCGTATCGTTGCGCTTTCCCTCAACTTTTCTTTTCATCAATTGATCTCATCCGGGTGACATCTGTCTGCCCGACGCTCATTATGAAAGCAGTAGCATTTATGAGGGCAATCTGAAATGGAACAGTTGCGTGCCGAACTCAGCCACCTGCTGGGCGAAAAACTCAGTCGTATAGAATGCGTGAATGAAAAAGTGGATACGGCCCTGTGGTCACTGTACGACAGCCAGGGAAATCCGATGCCGCTGATGGCGAGAAGTTTCACCACGCCAGGTATGGCGCAGCAACTGGCATGGAAAACCTCCATGTTAGCGCGCAGCGGTACGGTGCGTATGCCCGTCATTTACGGGGTCTTAACCCACGAAGAGCATCCCGGCCCCGATGTGTTACTGCTTGAGCGTTTACGGGGTGTGCCGGTGGAAGCGCCAGCCCGAACGCCCGAACGCTGGGAACATTTAAAAGATCAGATCGTAGAAGGTCTGCTGTCATGGCATCGGCAGGATAGCCGTGGCTGCGTGGGAATGGTGGATAACACGCAAGAGAATATCTGGCCATCCTGGTATCGCCAGCGTGTTGAGGTGCTGTGGACCACGTTAAATCAGTTCAACAATACTGGCTTGACGATGCAGGATAAGCGGATCCTGTTTCGTACCCGTGAGTGTTTACCCGCTTTATTTGAAGGATTCAATGATAACTGCGTACTGATCCACGGTAATTTCAGTTTACGTAGCATGCTCAAAGACGCCCGTAGCGATCAGCTACTGGCCATGGTGGGACCGGGGTTGATGCTGTGGGCGCCCAGAGAGTATGAATTGTTCCGTTTAATGGATAACGCGCTGGCGGAAAGCCTGCTTTGGCAATACCTGCAACGCGCGCCCGTGGCGGAGTCCTTCATCTGGCGGCGCTGGCTGTATGTGTTATGGGATGAGGTGGCGCAACTGGTCAACACCGGACGTTTTAATCGCACCAACTTTGACCTGGCAACGAAATCACTGCTGCCGTGGCTCGCCTGACTATCCCGTTACGGCATTGCCGGATGGCGGCGTGAGCGCCTTATCCGGCCTACAATTCTGCGCTGAACGCCTGGGGCTGATAAGCCGCGTTAGCGTCGCCGTCAGGCAATATTTCTGTCAGTGCTCCGATCCCTTTAACCACTGCCAGATGCGACCCAATGTTTCGTAACCAACACGATCGCTATGCATCAACCAGACGGGAGAGGGGATCGCGCGCTCCCACGGATTTAGCGGTGAATCAATTGCTAACTGATTAGCCGGCGCGGGCAACGGGTGTAGTCCAGCTTGTTGGAAGAAAATCATTGCTCGTGGTAAGTGCGATGCGGAGGTCACCAGCAGGAACGGCGCGCTGCCGATGGCCTGCTTAACTGCTGCGGCTTCTTCTTCAGTATCTTTAGGTTTATCCAGCGTGATGATATCACCGGGTGGCACACCCAGTGACTGCGCTACGCGGGCTCCCGCTTCTGCAGTACTGACGTTATTGCTCTTTGCCGCAGCACCGGTAAAGATAAGCTTCGATCCCGGATTAGCACGCCAGAGGCGAATACCTTCATT
This window of the Citrobacter freundii ATCC 8090 = MTCC 1658 = NBRC 12681 genome carries:
- a CDS encoding YcbJ family phosphotransferase, with the translated sequence MEQLRAELSHLLGEKLSRIECVNEKVDTALWSLYDSQGNPMPLMARSFTTPGMAQQLAWKTSMLARSGTVRMPVIYGVLTHEEHPGPDVLLLERLRGVPVEAPARTPERWEHLKDQIVEGLLSWHRQDSRGCVGMVDNTQENIWPSWYRQRVEVLWTTLNQFNNTGLTMQDKRILFRTRECLPALFEGFNDNCVLIHGNFSLRSMLKDARSDQLLAMVGPGLMLWAPREYELFRLMDNALAESLLWQYLQRAPVAESFIWRRWLYVLWDEVAQLVNTGRFNRTNFDLATKSLLPWLA
- the elyC gene encoding envelope biogenesis factor ElyC; the encoded protein is MLFTLKKVIGGMMLPLPLMLIIMGIGLALLWFSRFQKTGKVCISLSWLALLLLSLQPVADSLLKPIEDSYPTWQDTQKVEYIVVLGGGYTWNPQWAPSSNLISNSLPRLNEGIRLWRANPGSKLIFTGAAAKSNNVSTAEAGARVAQSLGVPPGDIITLDKPKDTEEEAAAVKQAIGSAPFLLVTSASHLPRAMIFFQQAGLHPLPAPANQLAIDSPLNPWERAIPSPVWLMHSDRVGYETLGRIWQWLKGSEH